Proteins encoded in a region of the Solanum dulcamara chromosome 9, daSolDulc1.2, whole genome shotgun sequence genome:
- the LOC129903980 gene encoding allene oxide synthase 2, chloroplastic has translation MAFTSSFSLPIPSLHQYFPSKYLTFRPITVSLSEKTTSVVTQITKLSNRKIPGDYGSPVIGPWKDRLDYFYNQGKNEFFESRIQKYESTVFRTNMPPGPFISPNPGVVVLLDGKSFPVLFDVSKVEKKDLFTGTFMSSTELTGGYRVLSYLDPSEPNHEKLKKLMFFLLSSRRDHVIPKFHETYTELFETLDKEMAEKGTADLNSGNDQAAFNFLAKSLFGVNPVETNLGTDAPTLIGKWVLFQLHPVLTLGLPKFLDDLVLHTFRLPTFLVKKDYQRLYDFFNINSTNLFIEAEKLGISREEACHNLLFATCFNSFGGMKIFFPNLLKSIAKAGVELHTRLANEIRSEVKSAGGKITISAMEKMPLMKSIIYEALRMDPPVASQYGRAKHDLKIESHDAVFEVKKGEMLFGYQPFATKDPKVFDRPEEFVADRFVGEEGEKLLKYVLWSNGPETENPTVENKQCAGKDFVVMVSRLFVTEFFLRYDTFNVDVGTSPLGAKISITSLKRA, from the coding sequence ATGGCATTCACTtcatctttttctcttcctattCCTTCTCTTCACCAATATTTTCCATCAAAATACTTGACATTTCGTCCTATAACTGTTTCTTTATCGGAAAAAACAACGAGCGTCGTGACCCAAATTACAAAATTATCCAATAGAAAGATACCCGGCGACTATGGGTCGCCGGTTATTGGTCCATGGAAAGATAGGCTTGATTACTTTTACAATCAAGGGAAAAATGAATTCTTCGAATCAAGAATTCAGAAATACGAATCAACTGTATTCAGAACGAATATGCCACCGGGTCCCTTCATTTCTCCTAACCCAGGCGTTGTCGTTTTGCTTGATGGAAAGAGTTTTCCGGTACTTTTTGATGTTTCTAAAGTCGAAAAGAAAGACCTCTTCACCGGGACTTTCATGTCGTCGACTGAACTCACCGGAGGTTACCGTGTACTTTCCTATCTCGATCCATCTGAACCAAACcacgaaaaattgaaaaaattgatgttcttccttCTTTCTTCCCGTCGTGATCACGTAATACCCAAATTCCATGAAACTTATACAGAGCTTTTCGAAACCCTAGATAAAGAAATGGCGGAAAAAGGTACAGCTGATTTAAACTCCGGTAACGATCAAGCTGCGTTTAATTTCTTAGCTAAATCGTTATTCGGAGTTAACCCAGTTGAGACTAATCTCGGAACTGATGCTCCGACATTGATCGGAAAATGGGTGTTGTTTCAGCTTCATCCTGTACTTACTCTCGGTCTTCCGAAGTTTCTAGATGACCTCGTTCTTCATACTTTCCGGTTACCGACATTTCTGGTGAAAAAAGATTACCAGAGATTGTACGATTTCttcaatataaactccaccaaTTTATTCATCGAAGCTGAAAAACTTGGCATTTCGAGAGAAGAAGCTTGTCATAATCTTCTCTTTGCTACTTGTTTCAATTCCTTTGGTGGGATGAAGATTTTCTTCCCTAATTTGCTAAAATCGATAGCGAAAGCGGGGGTGGAGCTTCATACCCGTTTAGCAAACGAGATCCGATCGGAAGTAAAATCCGCCGGCGGGAAGATCACGATATCGGCGATGGAGAAAATGCCGTTAATGAAATCAATAATATACgaagctttacgaatggatccTCCCGTAGCTTCACAATACGGAAGAGCCAAACACGACCTTAAGATCGAATCACACGACGCCGTTTTTGAAGTGAAAAAAGGTGAAATGTTATTCGGGTACCAACCATTTGCAACGAAGGATCCGAAAGTTTTTGACCGACCCGAAGAGTTCGTCGCCGATAGGTTCGtcggagaagaaggagaaaaattattgaaatatgTATTATGGTCTAATGGACCGGAAACGGAAAATCCGACGGTGGAGAATAAACAGTGTGCCGGAAAAGATTTTGTGGTCATGGTTTCGAGATTATTCGTAACGGAGTTTTTTCTTCGTTACGATACGTTCAACGTCGACGTAGGTACGTCGCCGTTGGGAGCTAAAATTAGTATAACCTCTCTAAAAAGAGCTTAA